One Oryza glaberrima chromosome 10, OglaRS2, whole genome shotgun sequence DNA segment encodes these proteins:
- the LOC127752561 gene encoding chlorophyllide a oxygenase, chloroplastic encodes MTTVASLSLLPHFLIKPSFRCCSRKGVGRYGGIKVYAVLGDDGADYAKNNAWEALFHVDDPGPRVPIAKGKFLDVNQALEMVRFDIQYCDWRARQDLLTIMVLHNKVVEVLNPLAREFKSIGTLRKELAELQEELAKAHNQVHLSETRVSSALDKLAQMETLVNDRLLQDGGSSASTAECTSLAPSTSSASRVVNKKPPRRSLNVSGPVQPYNPSLKNFWYPVAFSSDLKDDTMVPIDCFEEQWVIFRGKDGRPGCVMNTCAHRACPLHLGSVNEGRIQCPYHGWEYSTDGKCEKMPSTKMLNVRIRSLPCFEQEGMVWIWPGNDPPKSTIPSLLPPSGFTIHAEIVMELPVEHGLLLDNLLDLAHAPFTHTSTFAKGWSVPSLVKFLTPSSGLQGYWDPYPIDMEFRPPCMVLSTIGISKPGKLEGKSTKQCSTHLHQLHICLPSSRNKTRLLYRMSLDFAPWIKHVPFMHILWSHFAEKVLNEDLRLVLGQQERMINGANVWNWPVSYDKLGIRYRLWRDAIERGVDKLPFSNQSESGS; translated from the exons ATGACCACTGTGGCATCGCTGTCTTTGCTGCCGCACTTTCTCATCAAGCCTTCCTTCAGGTGTTGCTCCAGAAAG GGTGTTGGTAGATATGGAGGAATCAAGGTGTATGCGGTGCTCGGTGATGATGGAGCTGACTATGCAAAGAACAACGCATGGGAGGCCTTGTTCCATGTCGATGACCCGGGGCCAAGGGTTCCAATTGCAAAAGGCAAGTTCTTGGATGTCAACCAAGCTCTTGAGATGGTCCGGTTCGATATCCAGTATTGCGATTGGAGGGCGCGGCAGGACCTCCTCACCATCATGGTTCTTCACAACAAG GTGGTAGAGGTTCTTAATCCTTTAGCAAGGGAGTTCAAGTCAATTGGAACCTTGAGGAAAGAGCTTGCAGAATTACAGGAAGAATTGGCAAAAGCTCACAATCAG GTTCATCTGTCGGAAACTAGAGTATCATCTGCCCTTGATAAGTTGGCACAAATGGAGACCCTTGTCAACGACAGACTGTTGCAAGATGGAGGCTCTAGCGCATCTACAGCCGAGTGCACCTCCCTTGCTCCAAGCACGTCATCAGCGTCCCGTGTTGTAAACAAGAAACCTCCTCGCCGGAGTCTGAACGTGTCTGGTCCAGTGCAGCCATACAATCCCAGTCTGAAGAACTTCTGGTACCCAGTTGCTTTCTCCAGTGACCTGAAAGACGATACAATG GTGCCAATAGATTGTTTTGAGGAGCAGTGGGTAATTTTCCGAGGAAAGGATGGGAGACCTGGATGTGTTATGAACACATGTGCTCACAGAGCTTGCCCTCTTCATCTTGGCTCAGTTAATGAGGGCAGAATCCAATGCCCTTACCATG GTTGGGAGTATTCAACTGATGGAAAATGTGAGAAAATGCCATCCACAAAGATGCTCAACGTGCGCATCCGGTCATTACCATGCTTTGAGCAAGAAGGAATGGTTTGGATATGGCCTGGCAATGACCCACCGAAGTCGACTATCCCTTCTCTGCTGCCTCCTTCAGGATTTACAATTCACGCAGAG ATAGTGATGGAGCTACCAGTGGAGCATGGACTTCTTCTGGACAATCTATTAGATCTTGCTCATGCTCCTTTTACTCATACATCCACCTTTGCCAAGGGTTGGAGTGTTCCAAG CTTGGTGAAGTTCTTGACACCTTCATCTGGGCTTCAAGGATACTGGGATCCATACCCGATCGACATGGAATTTCGACCACCATGCATGGTGTTGTCAACCATTGGCATCTCAAAGCCTGGAAAACTAGAGGGGAAGAGCACCAAGCAATGTTCGACGCATCTCCACCAGCTCCATATCTGTTTGCCCTCCTCTAGGAATAAAACCAGGCTGCTCTACCGGATGTCTCTCGACTTCGCTCCATGGATCAAGCATGTCCCTTTCATGCATATACTATGGTCACATTTTGCTGAGAAG GTCTTGAATGAGGATCTTCGACTCGTGCTCGGGCAGCAAGAACGGATGATCAATGGCGCAAATGTCTGGAACTGGCCAGTATCATATGACAAGCTTGGTATCCGGTATCGGTTGTGGAGAGACGCCATTGAGAGGGGAGTAGACAAGTTGCCATTCAGTAACCAAAGTGAGAGTGGATCATAG
- the LOC127752473 gene encoding nuclear intron maturase 2, mitochondrial encodes MPPPPPRRALLAPLLRLRAFSSSSSSLAHHPPLPPPPRRHQFVAADAITGRGGGGNQLDPAQLLRDDPVAITASLWVSSFRAQPTAAAPPPPSLSPFLSRLELWVLAYQKAYADETGSYLPRSSIPASTLSSLLALRNAVLDARFRFGNRLTPFLRSPRAAAAAQDPATLSKRKLRALLTTPGPAPFQDRVVQELLLLLLEPVYEARFSPKSFAFRPGRSPHAAIRTIRRSFAPYLWYIKGDLSPLLHSPDPALVVGALIRDVRDKKVVDLVRSALLTPPVTARPGDEDAAKKKKKRKYQKKKVLPEGEPKPDPYWLQTFFGFAPEEALTQPDWGHCGVLSPLLANVCLDELDKWMEEKIKELYRPSKSDVVGGEDGVEQGNTSWPEFVPTSGPDKTRKVDYIRFGGHFLIGVRGPRADAAVLRKQLVEFCDQRFRIKLDNESLPIEHITKGIMFLDHVLCRRVVYPTLRYTATGGKIISEKGVGTLLSVTASLKQCIKQFRKLEFLKGDREPDPQPCFRMFHATQAHTNAQMNKLLLTMAEWYRYADNRKKVVNFCSYIIRGSLAKLYAAKYKLRSRAKVYKIASRNLSRPLKDKKGQSPEYHNLLRMGLVDSIDGLQYTRMSMVPDPDYTPLPSGWRPDHEKILLEYIKLTDQQTLDEQRSCIREEGLITPQDYISMLVWSYKKNAVLLPSFKENDHKGSTEDLGSDTDELGDEEIGNLDHVDSPKVAEMP; translated from the coding sequence atgcctccgcctccgcctcgccgcgcgctcctcgcccccctcctccgcctccgcgccttctcctcctcctcctcctccctcgcccACCACCCCCCGttgccgcctcccccgcgccgccaccagttcgtcgccgccgacgccatcaccggccggggcggcggcggcaatcaACTGGACCCGGCGCAGCTCCTCCGCGACGATCCGGTCGCCATAACCGCATCGCTGTGGGTCTCCTCCTTCCGCGCGCAGCCgaccgccgcagcgccgccgccgccgtcgctgtcgccgttcCTGTCGCGCCTCGAGCTCTGGGTGCTCGCGTACCAGAAGGCCTACGCCGACGAGACGGGCTCCTACCTGCCCCGCTCCTCCATCCCGGCCTCCacgctctcctccctcctcgcgctCCGCAACGCCGTCCTCGACGCCCGCTTCCGCTTCGGCAACCGCCTCACCCCCTTCCTCcgctccccgcgcgccgccgccgcggcgcaggaCCCCGCCACGCTCTCCAAGCGCAAGCTCCGCGCCCTCCTCACCACCCCGGGGCCGGCCCCGTTCCAGGACCGCGTCGTgcaggagctcctcctcctcctgctcgagCCCGTCTACGAGGCGAGGTTCTCACCCAAGTCCTTCGCCTTCCGCCCCGGCCGATCTCCGCACGCCGCCATCCGCACCATCCGCCGCAGCTTCGCGCCCTACCTCTGGTACATCAAGGGTGACCTCTCCCCGCTCCTCCACTCCCCGGACCCTGCCCTGGTCGTCGGCGCGCTTATCCGCGATGTGCGCGACAAGAAGGTCGTCGATTTGGTTCGTTCGGCATTGCTCACCCCACCTGTGACCGCGAGGCCCGGTGATGAAGatgcggcgaagaagaagaagaagaggaagtaCCAGAAGAAGAAGGTGCTTCCAGAGGGAGAGCCGAAGCCTGACCCCTACTGGTTACAGACATTCTTTGGGTTTGCGCCGGAGGAGGCACTCACCCAGCCTGATTGGGGGCATTGTGGAGTGCTGAGCCCATTGCTTGCCAATGTGTGCTTAGATGAGCTTGATAAATGGATGGAGGAGAAGATTAAGGAATTGTACAGGCCGTCCAAGTCGGATGTTGTGGGAGGGGAGGATGGAGTCGAGCAGGGGAACACTTCATGGCCAGAGTTTGTCCCCACGAGCGGCCCTGACAAAACGAGGAAGGTGGACTACATTCGATTCGGTGGCCATTTCTTAATCGGGGTCAGGGGTCCGAGGGCAGATGCAGCAGTGCTCCGAAAACAGCTTGTCGAATTCTGCGACCAGCGGTTCAGGATCAAGCTTGACAACGAGAGCCTCCCGATCGAGCATATCACTAAAGGGATCATGTTCCTTGATCATGTGCTGTGTCGTCGTGTTGTGTACCCGACTCTCCGTTACACAGCCACTGGAGGCAAGATCATCAGCGAGAAGGGGGTTGGGACTCTGCTCTCTGTGACAGCCAGTTTGAAGCAGTGCATCAAGCAGTTCCGGAAGCTTGAGTTTTTAAAGGGGGACCGTGAACCAGACCCACAACCGTGCTTCAGAATGTTCCATGCCACGCAAGCTCACACAAACGCGCAGATGAATAAGCTCTTGCTGACAATGGCAGAATGGTATCGTTATGCTGATAACCGCAAGAAGGTTGTCAACTTCTGCTCATACATTATAAGGGGGTCCTTGGCAAAGTTATATGCTGCCAAATACAAATTGAGGTCGAGGGCAAAGGTCTACAAGATTGCTTCAAGGAATCTTAGTCGACCATTGAAGGATAAGAAAGGGCAGTCGCCGGAGTACCACAATCTGCTGAGAATGGGTCTTGTGGACTCAATTGATGGACTTCAGTATACACGGATGTCGATGGTTCCTGATCCTGATTACACACCATTACCAAGTGGATGGCGCCCTGACCATGAAAAGATTTTGCTGGAGTATATAAAGCTCACAGATCAACAAACCCTGGATGAGCAGCGAAGCTGCATTAGGGAGGAAGGACTTATAACTCCACAGGACTACATTTCAATGCTTGTATGGAGCTACAAGAAAAATGCAGTTTTACTACCTTCGTTCAAAGAGAATGATCACAAAGGATCCACAGAGGACTTGGGTTCAGATACAGATGAATTGGGTGATGAGGAAATAGGAAATCTGGACCATGTTGATTCCCCAAAGGTTGCTGAAATGCCATGA
- the LOC127752474 gene encoding uncharacterized protein LOC127752474: MRCKLHPYANAVGVCAPCLRDRLLDLAAQRDATADAAEADDHHHSSSSRASSSLFARSVSPYAAARRSDACAYASSSSSSAAAAHHHHHHPNLLFFRTPQVGPARAAGGGDEPEPRGKKVARRRSFLAAIFGGGGGRRHARGDDDVVRGGGVSAKDPPRRSTSWLSSIVRRKRRPEAAATAAESLPPPLDEAPDSPGGSTTSSWWFPSPSPARQHRRRHTGVGASGDGISGFAVCLSPLVRPTSGGGGGRRRCQPPDPSPLGDTHRRNLSAGGAASFGRNTSRKLADMGRFR, encoded by the coding sequence atgAGGTGCAAGCTCCACCCCTACGCCAACGCCGTCGGCGTCTGCGCCCCCTGCCTCCGCGACCgcctcctcgacctcgccgcccagcgcgacgccaccgccgacgccgccgaagccgacgaccaccaccacagcagcagcagcagggcctCCTCATCCCTCTTCGCGCGCTCCGTCTCCCCCtacgccgcggcgcgccgctcCGACGCCTGCGCCTAcgcgtcatcctcctcctcctcggccgccgccgcccaccaccaccaccaccaccccaacctcctcttcttccgCACGCCGCAGGTCGGCCCCGCCcgcgcggcgggtggcggcgatgAGCCCGAGCCGCGCGGCAAGAAGGTCGCGCGCCGCAGGTCCTTCCTCGCCGCgatcttcggcggcggcggcgggaggcgacacgcccggggcgacgacgacgtcgtccgcggcggtggcgtgagCGCGAAGGATCCTCCCCGACGGTCCACCTCCTGGCTCTCCTCGATAGTCCGACgcaagcggcggccggaggccgcggcgacggcggcggagtcgctgccgccgccgctggacgAGGCGCCCGACTCCCCCGGAGGCAGTACCACCAGTAGCTGGTGGTTCCCTTccccctcgccggcgaggcAGCACCGCCGCAGGCACACCGGCGTGGGCGCCAGCGGGGACGGGATCTCGGGGTTCGCCGTGTGCCTCAGCCCGCTCGTCCGGcccacctccggcggcggcggcggacgccggcgaTGCCAGCCGCCGGATCCGTCCCCCCTGGGCGACACCCACCGGCGCAACctgtcggccggcggcgccgcctcgttCGGCCGCAACACCTCCCGGAAGCTCGCCGACATGGGTAGGTTCCGATGA